The sequence ATTGTCAACATGAGCACAATGAGCCAAAATTTTGAGTGATTGTTATGGAGGGAGTTCAAATAACttcttatttgaatttttttttttgctccACTTATTTAAGTAACTGTCCAtgtgaataaaattaaaataattaatttaatttaatttataaaataataaatattcacatACAAGACTTATAGTTTTAGACTGAGATTACTAGTTTTTAGGCCTCAATTATTTATTGAGTTGAAAAAATATGGTGTGAACAgctttatttaaaaacaaattcATGGGCAAAAAGAAGTATAAATTACCTTTCAACTAGCAATTGACAACATTAAGAATTACATTTATTGATTTGATCTGGATAAAATCGAGTCACAAAGTTTTAACGATTGATAAACAATGAATCAAAGatgatgaattattattatacttCATCTCCACTTTTTATGGATTTTAATTAAAGCTTTAATATGCAATATGCATTCTGAAATCATACACTTGAATTATGtgaagttaataaatatataaaagataattataaatttagtgtgTAAACTATTTAGtgttcatataattttttttgttcaattaGGTATTTGAATGGAGATAATAGATATCAATATAgtctctttaaaatttttacaattGCTTGAGTGCTGACTGGGTTAAGTGGAGCGTGCTTTAACACAAAGAGATAGATACATAAGATTTACATAATAGAAAGACAAGATTGACATTAAAATCAATAGACAAATGCTAAAAACtcaaattaatcttttttaacCTCTTTAAAAGCGGCaatttaaagatataaaattttaaaagaagttAGCAAAAGAAcaattgaaatagaaaaggaaggaAATCAAAAGTAAACAAGAGTATATCCATtcaaaaaagagagaaaacaacaaaGTAATGGAAGAACAAAATTGTGGGTTTATGATTCTTGGCATGCGCTTACTCCTCCAACTTAACTCttcttaaatttatgtatacaTGTCTAGTCCTCTCCAGCTCCTTATCATCACCAGAAAGAAACTCACACTAAATCAAATATGGATCTTCCTCCGCACACATATATTCTATATCTGCatcttcatttctttcaactcCTCTCTCAACTTCAGTATCTTCACTTTCTTCATGTGAAATGCCTTCTTCAAGTACACCTACAGAATAAAGAAACAACTACAGACATAgactttattatatgaaataaaactttattattataaaatacaaattaacTGTAAAAAAAAGTAGAAGTGTGAGTACCTTTTCATATGAAGGCAACATCTAGCAAACTACTTCAATCTCTAATTTAAATCATCAAAGTCTCACTGTGAATTTCAATTCAAATCGATTAAAGATCATATTATAATTCTTGATTCCCAATTTCAACGGCTTACATTATAAAGAGTAGAAGGATAAatttaggttttcttaagtTTTAGTAGTTAAACTGTTGTGGTTTATTCTTCCTAAGTTCATATAAAGTCATTTttgtcttttcattttctttctactatggaaattttacgagttaatttttttagtgaCAAAACAGATGCCCCATTTAGCCTAATCAGCAATCAGGCAACCATAATAGACCTAAAAACACCAcaatgatatataattttttttctacagACATacgattaaataaaaaatgttgccaacactaaaatagaaaaattaaaaaatttagatatcaAATTTATGTTATCCGATATTTACATAGGATATAAAAATTTgggttaaatattatttagcCCCTGAGGTTTAGTCTAATATATGACTTAGTCtctgtaatttttttactacATTAAAACTCTCTtcagttttaataaaacttaCTACCTCATTTTGTATCAGTCCAAAGactaaactaataatttaatactataatttaatcattGTATTAAACTcgtccaaattaattttattatcaaatcaaagtaaaattttatttttaatacaagttaattttagcgctaacaaaaataataaatttaaaattatgtttatatcttttattttttagcataatttaattctaaaaaagcTTAAACATATTACTCtttgtttaatattaataattttaaattttttaaataaaataaatagttaaaaattattatttttattaaacattaaaattaaactatattaaaaataaaaattttactagTAATAATCTCATCTAAATTGTTGATATAAAGTTTCATTTTAACATATAagattatcataattttttcattgatagtgaatttatcaatttagtgtctagattatttgagtagattaaaaaataattgtttgatttaatttttattttttatataatttaactataatatataattaaaataataattgaataatatttttaattaaaatatttattttatattaataactaaaattaaattatatcataatttaataatattattataaatataagtaattttaaaacgtttaaattttcttgaattaagttgtaataaaaataaaaaattagagtaaaaaataatattaaatttattattttaattagacactaaattaactgtgctaaaaataaaattttactctaaattgataataaaattaaatttaaataaatttaatacttaataataaattaaaaaattaaattataattataaattatcagtttaattctttaactaataaagaagagaataatagtaaattttcagcaaaagaagatttAACAACTAATATATAAGACCAAACCATATACGCTAAAAGGTATTTAACCCTAAAAATTTCCAAATCTTTACTTGTCTCGTTGTGTAATGTATCCTATACGTCAATTCCAAATTTTCACATCGAATACTGGTGAAAAAACATTGGTGAAAAATCAGGGAAATCTCAATCGGAGACACTTAAAAATTCAGTTGATTCCAAACTCACCATCTGAAATTCTGCaaaaacatttaaaagaaaaaaaaaaaaaaaaaattggcaCAGTAAGATACAGTACACGATCATTTATTCAATACATCCTATTTCCAACTTATCCGTCTAACAAAGTTCTGAACTCCTGCAATCTCTAAGAGATAATAGAGGAAATATAGAAAAAGCAAAAACCTACTAATCcttcatattaaattcaacATCACTATAACAAGCacaacataaaattttaacatttataaCCGGCGACCTGTTGCTGAGCCACTTTACAATGgcaaataaaaaaagcaaCTTTCATGCATATGCATCactaaaaagaataaacttCCATAAATTTGTACTTCATATTTAAATGCTCtcttaataagaaaaacaatgGATTGAGGGAAGTTTGCTTAGGTTCTCACAGAGAGCCCTTGTCATCTTGTTGAAGTATGTATTCTCTCTTCATCTCTTCCAAGACGGCATCATTCGTGCTGTGAAAAAAGACGGcataatgaaaaatgaaaacttgAATAGATCCCAACCATATGATGAATGGTATCGTATCTCAGCTAATTGTATAATCAAAACCGGAACAAGTTGGAAATGGACACAAGTAGAAACATAGACAAAATCTAGGTCACTTTAAAAATGCAGATAATAACCTTTGGAAAAAGCCATCCCTTGCAATCACTTGTCCTATTACTTTCATCTTCACTAGTATATGAATGCATCTTTTTTCCTGATTAACATTAATGGGCAGCACATACTTTCCAGCAGATTCATTATCTAAAAGGACATAGATAAAGAGAGGAGAAAAAGCTCGAGCACTGGGTGCAATACCAAAAAAGTTTTTACAAAAGATATAATGTTTGTTGATAACTATGGTTTTCGCTAAGAAACAGTAATAAGACTATAAAGCAACAGCTTTATGCTGCCAAGTCAGCAACAAACTATGCCCTTGGATATCACCTCAATGGCGAAGGGATAAAATGGAGCAAAAACGAGTCAAGTTTGCAGCGTTTCGAAGGATATGTCTTTACTCACACATAAATGAGTGAAAACAGGCAGGAAAGTGATCATGGTATTTATGTTTAAGAATATGTTGCTTCTTTTCTGTTCATTGTTAGAACATATAGAGCATCTTCACCAGTTTGGCAGTTGCCCAAGGAATTAAAACAAGCAAAAATCCttcagtttttctttatttctcacATGAGAAGCTATTAGTTGAGAATTACTTGCATTATGCCGGGAAGCAATTCTGAATTTTTGATATCACAAGAAAAAGATCTGTTCAATATAGGAATCAAAATACTGGAAAAGATTAATTAGAAATCTGTGTAGCAACAATCATTATTCAGTCAAAACTGAATCACCAAACCAAGTAAATACATTTGATGTAGATTCAGTCACTCGGTATCCACTGGTTGATCTGTTTAACTTCTTTAAATCTCTAGGAAACTAAAATTCGACTTTCTATCACGAGCAGAAACAAGTAAGCTCTACAAAGACAGTATTTTAGAACACAGATGAAAACAGTGCCTCAATTTTGTTTATCAATCTATCACTAAAGACCTTTCAAATTATGAGCAAACGTAAAGTCTGAAATCAGGTTTTCAAAGTCCGAAATTTTTAGCTTGTTTGGAAGAGAAAACCTAAAGTTTCATCTTAACAACAATAAAAGATTCCAAATCAAGACTTTAACTTCTTGTCCTTACTCAAGTTTTTCCTCAACAACCAAAAATTCAGAACCAAAATTCCTTGTATGTAATGAACCTGAAGTAACCATCAAATccttaattttgacaaacatTTGCTGATCCACCAAATCAAACTCACATTCCtgatattgaaataaaatatgaaaattgaaaagtaGCTCAGGTTCACTAAATCAAAAGCCGAAGGTTACTTTATCTTTGTTTCTCAGAGCCTTGTATTTCATCAATAGAAGAACAAATCATGCAATCAATAATCCCATTTTTAATAGTTTCACCAGCCAGAATACTGAATTCAAATTATAGATTTAACACCAAGCataactcttttctttttccagaaACATCTCAATTTCCAAACAAAATACAAGCACTAAATCTAGGATCCTCATGGGTCAGGATGTTAAGAATGAACGGTAattctaaaaagaaacaaattataaCATTAATCATCAAAAGAACAGCAGAAAActaattagaatttttcttGGAGGTCATATATTGCAATCAAAAGAAGCTTCACATAAAGTGATATCATCTCATAACAAGTGAAGCACAATTACAAAACTGCAATGTATCTCAAGTAAACATCCAACAAGGTAAGACCTCAAAATAACACCTTTAgcctaaaaattatttcatagGACAATCACAAAGATCTCCAAACTCATTGTTCCAATATTTGCAAATGACTATAATGCAATAATCAACTTATCCAAAGAAATACAGCATATGCAAATAACCATTACGAATGTGAACAAAATTCCCTGGTTGAGAACACCAATTTATTAAGGTCACTCTCTCTCATCAATTGAAACACAAGtcaataacaagaaaacataCTAATATAAACTATAACCATTGAATAAGAATCAAGACAGGGGACAAATGGgtatctaaatataataatatgattgcaggaaaaggaaaaaaaagaaaaaaaaaaaagcagaaAGCTTACAACTGATGTAGGCAATTGTTCAATTCTTTAGCCTGTTTACGACACTGCCAAACAACAGAAAGTGTTCTTCCAGAGGCACATTGTGCATACTTTGAAGTTAATTCACCACATTCTTTTAAAGCCTTTTGCTTCATTTTGCTTCTTAATGCTACAcaatttaaaacttattaattttatttttgaccaaaaaagaaaatgaaacgaAACTCGAAAAATTTAAAGTGGGTTCTTGTTAGGGTTGTAGTAGTACCTTCTTCGACTTTCTTCTTCACATGATTTTCACGTGCTTCCTGTATATAACCCATTTTCCCAAAGTTACTCTTTCTGTCTCTGTAGCAGGCTCGATAAGCTATTCAAGTTCAAGCATGGAAAGTGGAAACTGtgtcttatttatataattttttttctgggGTGCAATTGctgaaagagagagagatgaaACACTGTCGAAATGAAAGTCAGATATCGGGCCAAACGGCCCAAGGGCTACTTCGTCCTCGAAAGTCAAACCCTCAACCCAATAGCTCGTTAGTGATTCAAAGGACCGAGACTGATCCAATCTAAATTTTTCCGGTAAGTGGTctcataaatttatcaataacgattaaatacatttaatttgaattatttaaaaaaattaaaactataattaaattataaaaattaaaagtagtatttattttattaatttactgataCTAAATCTAATGATgtgttatataaaaatatatttgaaaaattttaaattttgaatgacaagtattaaataagttaagttttaatttttttaaaattaaataagtcaaattttaactttcttaataaattagctcataatttattatttttgagtCAATTAATtcgaattttaaattttgccaaatatactttttatagTGCGTCACTGtattttatatcaataaattaacgACAAATAgcatttttaagttttataattaaaacttaaaaatttaatattattttacttttttaaataataaattgggTATTTGGCTCTTAAGAATAAGTTCAAAAGGCTATTtgatgaaaaaatttaaatcggATATATTGactcttaaatataaatttagagggttatttattgaaaaaattaaattttatatattggaCTCTTAAACACAAGTTCAGAAACAAATTAACCatttatccaaaaaaaaaaagtacaaattgatttaacaaatttaccaaaaaaaataagatgacTCATCAAACTCGTCAAAACTCATTAATAACTACTAGCAAATATCACCAAActctttaatttataaaagagaaaaaaaaacttgtgCTCAATACTtcaaaaaatatgttttaattctttatacaATTTATGTTTGAtcgaaattgaaaaatataaatcaaccAAAACTCATTATAACCGTAAAGcattagaataataaaagaactcaaaaGGAACTaaaaaccaataaaattatttgtataAAACACAAAAATCATATGAAAAAAGTTAAAGATAGAAACATATCtaaatttagaattagaatccTCAAGCTAGAACTATGGTTACAGTAATAACAAAGTGAATTCACACCCATAATATAAACTCAAAACTAAAGATTAATagtacaaaatataaacattattATACAAATCACTTATGCATAAGAAATCTTTGAATCTGGATCccaaataataatacattcctatttaataaattatatatgaatcaTTAGTAATAGGACTTGATTTGAAAATGACATGGCAACGATAAAGTCTCATCTCTCCATGGATCATAGCAAGCTGTGGTAGCACTAATAAtgtaatatatgaaaatttttctttttaataataataataatattagtaataattaataacaaatttttatttaaataaatattattttatttttaattaatttaattgagatgatttaaaatagaattttaatactaGATAAAAAGTAagagagttatttttctatatttaattagtttgattgtCAAGAAAGTAATTAAGTatatttcttgaaaaataaattatattttttattacttaattttctcccaatatgaatatatgaattgaaattctatatttgaaagttatgaaagaattaataaataatattttataaaagaatttatttaggaatgataaattttaattagctaatggtgttgattttaattgaaaaatagttagaaaactgattaattaagttaaagtgttaggattaaattgacaattaattttgaaataaggattaaaatataattgttttaaattggggttttaaataaaaatttgtatggttggtatttttataattaaatgtgtcagttattttgataattttacatttaaaaataagggtaaataagtaattctatattttcaataattttaatttggcccaaattaaatagttaggggcttaattgaaaagttaaagaaaagtTGAAGGGTTAAGTAGGAAATTTTTTCAGggcgaaattgttagtaattaaaaagttgagggactaaatggttaagaagaaaagttcagggaccaaaTGTTGAtaaggaaggaaagaaaataaggagaaGAAGTTGGGCACGGGGAAgggaagagagagaggaggAAGGAAAGGGAGCTTTTGGTGCATTGTCGAGAACCTTCTGAAAGTTGGCCGTGAGCTCAGCTGGCGgcagagagaaaaaaaaatgagggGAAAGAAGAGGCAGTTTTTCGGCACTGTTCATGGCGTGTCCAGCAGCGCCAAGGGTGGCGATCAGCTAGACGGAGAGTGGGCTTCCTTTTGGGAGCAGCGGCGACGCGATTGGTGGCCGACGTTCGTAGTAAAtagtggagagagaaagtaggggcAGCTGGGATTTTGGGCAtttttcggcgagctccggcgagGGATGGCCAATCAGAGGACATATCctgactctcctcagctcaagctttccaatggcaccggtttcgtggcaaTCGGACTccatttgaaaatcgacggccgagatcgtccgtaaatttcTCCAGATCATGTGCtgggatcatcatcagcgcATTGTTTCGAGTCCGTAGGCGCGttcagatcgtcgatcggactctaGCAGCTgaaggcgagtcgaccgagttATCAAGCGTCTCTGTAATTCTCTAGACCATAAATTTTAAAGGTTgttgatataaaattatatatttatttattgtattgagcattagaaaaatattgtgaggattgttagttaaaataattttttgttggACTATCTGCCAATAGTAAtgatttgtgatgtgtggcggagtcgggaaaaaaataatgaagtcttGGTGACCCAATTCCTATTAAATGAattgttgaaatatttgaagtgtttttgaCAGGTTGTggacccgtcttacggggggtaaacgtccgtgtttaggggaggttctgccaaaTTTTCGGTAAAATTTATCTGGGTCGAAATTCTTAGATAGTtaattctaggagtctaggcctagggttatttatcaaatgttTTACTTATTCTGATTGATTTATTCTCATGATTAGATAAATCCGTCAGTTTGGCTCGCTCCACTCGAGGCATCAGAGCAgggctaggaggtcgtcagaactgtgagttaaagtcatatatttgcTATACTTGTGCTTCATGCTAAGTTTTACATAAGTAGTTCTGATTAAATggtttaagatt comes from Ricinus communis isolate WT05 ecotype wild-type chromosome 5, ASM1957865v1, whole genome shotgun sequence and encodes:
- the LOC8261200 gene encoding uncharacterized protein DDB_G0275933, translated to MGYIQEARENHVKKKVEEALRSKMKQKALKECGELTSKYAQCASGRTLSVVWQCRKQAKELNNCLHQFTNDAVLEEMKREYILQQDDKGSL